The Cellulosimicrobium sp. ES-005 genome segment TCGACACGCGGGCGCAGCAGCTCGCGCACCAGCGCAAGAACTTGCCCGAGCACGCGCGCATCGCCGAGCTCGACGCCCAGATGGCGGACCTGCGAGGCAAGCTCGTCGAGTCCCGCACCGCGGTGAGCGACCTCAAGCGCGAGCTCACCAAGGCGGAGACCGACGTCGAGCAGGTGCGCACGCGCGCCGCGCGCGACCAGTCGCGGCTGGACTCGGGGCAGGTCGGGGCCAAGGACGCGCAGGCGCTCGTCGCGGAGCTCGAGTCCCTCGCGCGGCGCCAGGGCGTGCTCGAGGAGGTCGAGCTCGACGTCATGGAGCGCCTGGAGGCGCACGAGGAGGCGCTCGCGAAGCTCGAGTCCGCGAACGCCGAGCTGGAGGCCGCGAAGGCCGAGGTCGTGGCCGCGCGGGACGCGCGCTACGCCGTGCTCGACGCCGAGGCGGGCCAGGTCGCAGGCAAGCGCACGGACGCCGTCGCGGGCCTCGACGCCGGGCTCCTCGCCCTGTACGAGCGCGTGCGCGACCAGAACGGCGGCCGGGGCGTCGTCGCGCTGCGCGGCCAGCATGTCGACGGGCTCAACGTGTCGCTGAGCCCGGCCGAGCTCGCGGCGATCACGTCGGCCGCGCCCGACCAGGTGGTGCGGCTCGAGGACTACGGCCACATCGTCGTGCGGCCGGAGGGCGCCGGCGCGTGAGCGCGGTCGGTCGGCGCCGCCTCGTCGTCGAGGCCGACGGCGGGTCCCGGGGGAACCCGGGTCCCGCGGGCTTCGGCGCGCTCGTCCGCGACGGTGAGACCGGTCAGGTCCTCGCCGAGCGCGCCGCGTTCCTCGGGACGACGACGAACAACGTGGCCGAGTACTCGGGCCTCGTCGCCGGCCTGCGCGCCGCGGCGGAGATCGACCCGGACGCGCGGGTGACCGTCCGGATGGACTCGCGGCTCGTCGTCGAGCAGATGTCGGGTCGCTGGCAGATCAAGCACGACGACATGCGCCGCCTCGCCGCCGAGGCCGCGTCGGTGCTGCCCGCGGAGCAGGTCGCGTACGAGTGGGTGCCGCGCGCGCAGAACTCCGCGGCGGACGCCCTCGCGAACGAGGCGATGGACACGGCGGGGACGGTCGCGCGCGACTACCCGCCCGAGGCCGTCACGCCTGGTTCCGGCGACGACGAGCCCGACCCCGCCGCTGCCGACGCGCCCGCCGAGGTCCCGGGGGAGTCGGCCGCGTTCGACACCCCCGCCCGCCCGTCGGGTGCCGCAGTCCGGTTCGACGACGCGCCCGCGCTCACCGTCGTTCTCGTGCGCCACGGGCAGACCCCGCTCACCGTCGCGGGCGCGTTCAGCGGGTCGTCGGTGCCGGGCCCGTCGCTCACGGCGCGCGGCCGCACGCAGGCGGCGCAGGCCGCCGACCTCGTCTTCCGGGTCGGGCGCCAGGCCTGGCCCGACCTGCCGCGACCGACGACGATCGTCGCCTCGCCTATGGTGCGCGCGCAGGAGACGGCGCGCGCGGTCGGTCGCCGTCTCGGGGTCCACGTCACGACGGACGACCGGTTCGCCGAGGTCGACTTCGGAGAGTGGGAGGGGCTCACCGCCGCGGAGGTCAACGCCGCGTGGCCGGGCCGCCTGCACGCCTGGCACACGACCGGCACGACCGCGGCCCCCGGCGGCGAGTCGTACGCCGACGTCGGGGCGCGCGTCTGGCACGGGCTCCAGGACCTCGTCGACACGCTCCTGCCGGGGGCGGGGCCGGCGGGCCGGACGGCGGTCGTCGTCGGCCACGCGGTGCAGGTGCGCGCCGCGATCGGCACGGCGATCGGCGCGCCGCCGTCGCAGTGGTCGCGCGTGCGCGTGCCCCCGGCGTCGGTCAGCATCCTGCGCCTGTGGGCCGACGGCACGAGCGAGCTCACCGCCCAGGGCGTCCCGAGCGACCTCTGACGTCCGTCCTCCGCGAGGTAGAACCTCCGGTCGCGAGGTAGAGCTCTGCGCGCTCTACCTCGGAGCACCGGGTTCTACCTCGCGGCGGGAGTACTGCGCCGGCGGGGCGGGTTCACCCCTTTCGCGGCTTCTTCACCTTGGCGGGTTCCGCGAGGGCGTGCTCGACGGCCGTCGCGACCCACGCGTCGAGCTCGTCCGGGTCGGCGACCCGCGCGCCGTCGACGAGGATCATGCCCGTCATCGGGCGACCGCCCATCTCCATGACCGTTCCGCCGCGTTCGAGCGCCGCGCTCGTGCCGTCCTTGCCGACTCGCACCATGAGGTCGTCCCGTGTCACGCCGAGCGCCATGTGCGTGTTGACGAGGAACGCGATGCCGCCGAACATCTTCCGCTCGTCGAACGGGGCACGCGGCCCCAGGGCGGCGCGGATCCGCTCGGCAAGATCCTCGCTGTAGACCATGGGTCCACTGTGGACCGGGTCTCGTGCTGTCGCAGCGGGGACAGGGGCGGAGGCGGGCGGTCGCTCAGCCGATGACGAGCTCGAGCGTGCGCGGCCCGCTCCGGGTGGTCGCGTCGTGGAGCGTCGTCTCCAGCAGGCGGTAGCTCAGGCCCGAGCCCACCTCGGTGCCGATCACCGTGCCGACGAGCTCGCTTGCGGCGTCGAGCAGCTCTGCGGCCGACGACGGCGACGCCGCGGCCCGGCGCAGCAGGTGCCCGGCGAGCACGCCGCGGGTGTGCTTGGCGTTGTGCGAGACGACGGTGCGCTTCCCGGCGTGCTCGCGCACGACGCGCACCGCGACCCAGTCGGCCGAGCGCGGCCCGGAGACCGCGGGCTTCCACGCGCCCACGTACGTCGCGGACCGGCAGTCGACGACGACGTCCCCGGCCGCGCGCGCGTCGAGCACGGGAGCGAGGTGCGGGCGCCACGCCGTCGCGAGCTTCCCGACGCCCGGCAGGTCGACGGCCATGGAGAGCCGGTAGGCGGGGACGCGGTCGGCGGGGGAGAGCGCCCCCCAGAGAGCCGACACGACGCGGACGTCCTCGCGCGCGCGTCGCGCGGCCTCGCCGCCGGACGCGAGCGCGCCCGTGAGGTCGGCCGCGCCGTAGAGCACACCCGTGTAGACGTCGGCCGCGGAGCCCGCGGGCGCGGTGCGCAGTGACGTGTTGCGGCGCACCTCGTCGGCGAGCCCCGGCGTCGTGCCGAGGACGTCGTGCGCGTCCGGGCGTGCGCTCGCCGCAGCGAGCGCGTCGAGGACCACGTCACGGTGCGCGGTGAGGGCGGGAGAGGTGAGCGCGGCGAGGTCGACCGGTGCGGCGCCGTCGGGCGCGGGGGTCTTGCCCTCGGACGGGGGGAGCAGCACGAGCACGCGGCCACTCTACGAGCGCGCGCGGCGTCGTCGCGGCGGGTGACCAGGTCCGACGGCGTGGGGTGCGTCACCGCTACGCTCGGCCGATGGCCCAGGTGAAGATCTACGGACGGCGCAGCGTGTGGGGCGAGCGACGGGCGGAGGTGTCCGACGCGCTGCACGACGCGCTCGTGCGCACCTGGCAGCTCCCGGCCGACAAGCGGTTCCACCGGTTCCTGCTCCTGCACGACGACGACCTGGTCGCCCCGCGCTCGGACGCGTACCTCGTCGTCGAGGTCGTGTGCTTCACGGGCCGCACGCGCGAGGCCAAGCGCGCGCTGGTCGCGGCGCTGTACGACGACGTCGTGCCCGCCCTCGGCCTGACGATGGACGACGTGGAGCTCGTGATCCTCGAGAGCCCGCGCGAGAACTGGGGCATCCGCGGGGTCAGCGGCGACGAGCTCGCGCTGTCGTACCGCGTCGACGTCTGACCCGCTCGTCGCTTGCCTCGGGCGGCGGGGGACGGTCCAAGCCCGGTGTGCGGCCGCTCAGCCTGCCTCGGCGACGACGGCCAGCACCGCGTCGCCGTACCGGGCGAGCTTGTTCTCGCCGACGCCGCTCACCAGCGCGAGCCGCTCGAGCGAGCCGGGCCGGGCGGTCGCGATCCCGCGGAGCGTCGCATCCCCGAACACGATGTACGCGGGCACGCCCTGGGTCTTCGCCTCGCCTGCCCGCCAGGTGCGCAGCGCCTCGAAGAGCGGGACGTCGGCCTCGGCCAGCTCGGCGGCGGCGGCCGCCTTCCGTGCCTTCGCCGCGCGCACCGGACGAGCCGGCTCGTGCCGCATCCGGACCTCGCGCCGCCGCGCCAGGACCTCCCCGCTCCCCTCGGTGAGTACGAGCGTCCCGTGCACGCCCTCGACCGTGAGCAGCCCCTGGGCGAGGAGCTGACGCACCACGGCCCGCCACTCGTTCTCGGACAGGTCCTTCCCGACCCCGAACACCGACAGCTCCTGGTGCCGGAACCGTCGGACCTTCTCCGTGTCCCGGCCGAGGAGGATGTCGACGACCTGCCCGACGCCGAAGCTCTGCCCGCGCTCGCGGTCCAGACGGAACACCGTCGAGAGCACCTTCTGCGCGGCGACCGTCCCGTCCCAGGCCTCGGGCGGGGCGAGGCACGTGTCGCACGATCCGCAGCCCCCCGGGTGGTCCTGGCCGAAGTAGGCGAGGAGCTGGGCGCGGCGGCACTCCACGGTCTCGCAGAGGGCGAGCATCGCGTCCAGGTGCCGGCCCAGGTTGCGCCGGTGCGCGGCATCACCGTCGGACGTCGCGATGAGCTTGCGCTGCTGCACGACGTCGGCCAGGCCGTAGGCCAGCCAGGCGGTGGACGGCAGCCCGTCGCGCCCGGCGCGCCCCGTCTCCTGGTAGTACCCCTCGACGGACTTGGGCAGGTCGAGGTGCGCGACGAACCGGACGTCGGGCTTGTCGATGCCCATGCCGAAGGCGATCGTCGCGACCATGACCAGGCCGTCCTCGCGCAGGAACCGGGACTGGTTCGCGGCGCGCACCGACGCGGGGAGCCCGGCGTGGTAGGGCAGCGCCTGGATCCCGTTCTCGACGAGCGTCGCGGCGGTCTTCTCCACCGACGCGCGCGAGAGGCAGTAGACGATCCCCGCGTCCCCGGCGTGCTCGGTGCGCAGCAGGTCGAGCAGCTGCTTCTCCGGCCGGTCCTTGGGCACGATCCGGTAGGTGATGTTGGGCCGGTCGAAGCTGGAGACGAAGTGCCGTGCGCCCTCCA includes the following:
- the recQ gene encoding DNA helicase RecQ — translated: MATATATDPAFDVLRRVFGYDAFRGEQAAVIDTVVGGGDALVLMPTGGGKSLCYQIPALVRAGTGVVVSPLIALMQDQVDALAALGVRAAFLNSTLTSEDRRAVERALVAGELDLLYVAPEGLRSRATLDLLDRTQIALFAIDEAHCVSQWGHDFRPDYLELSVLHQRWPSVPRIALTATATAATRAEIAQRLDLEGARHFVSSFDRPNITYRIVPKDRPEKQLLDLLRTEHAGDAGIVYCLSRASVEKTAATLVENGIQALPYHAGLPASVRAANQSRFLREDGLVMVATIAFGMGIDKPDVRFVAHLDLPKSVEGYYQETGRAGRDGLPSTAWLAYGLADVVQQRKLIATSDGDAAHRRNLGRHLDAMLALCETVECRRAQLLAYFGQDHPGGCGSCDTCLAPPEAWDGTVAAQKVLSTVFRLDRERGQSFGVGQVVDILLGRDTEKVRRFRHQELSVFGVGKDLSENEWRAVVRQLLAQGLLTVEGVHGTLVLTEGSGEVLARRREVRMRHEPARPVRAAKARKAAAAAELAEADVPLFEALRTWRAGEAKTQGVPAYIVFGDATLRGIATARPGSLERLALVSGVGENKLARYGDAVLAVVAEAG
- a CDS encoding TfoX/Sxy family protein; this translates as MVYSEDLAERIRAALGPRAPFDERKMFGGIAFLVNTHMALGVTRDDLMVRVGKDGTSAALERGGTVMEMGGRPMTGMILVDGARVADPDELDAWVATAVEHALAEPAKVKKPRKG
- a CDS encoding tautomerase family protein; translation: MAQVKIYGRRSVWGERRAEVSDALHDALVRTWQLPADKRFHRFLLLHDDDLVAPRSDAYLVVEVVCFTGRTREAKRALVAALYDDVVPALGLTMDDVELVILESPRENWGIRGVSGDELALSYRVDV
- the yaaA gene encoding peroxide stress protein YaaA; translated protein: MLVLLPPSEGKTPAPDGAAPVDLAALTSPALTAHRDVVLDALAAASARPDAHDVLGTTPGLADEVRRNTSLRTAPAGSAADVYTGVLYGAADLTGALASGGEAARRAREDVRVVSALWGALSPADRVPAYRLSMAVDLPGVGKLATAWRPHLAPVLDARAAGDVVVDCRSATYVGAWKPAVSGPRSADWVAVRVVREHAGKRTVVSHNAKHTRGVLAGHLLRRAAASPSSAAELLDAASELVGTVIGTEVGSGLSYRLLETTLHDATTRSGPRTLELVIG
- a CDS encoding bifunctional RNase H/acid phosphatase, with translation MSAVGRRRLVVEADGGSRGNPGPAGFGALVRDGETGQVLAERAAFLGTTTNNVAEYSGLVAGLRAAAEIDPDARVTVRMDSRLVVEQMSGRWQIKHDDMRRLAAEAASVLPAEQVAYEWVPRAQNSAADALANEAMDTAGTVARDYPPEAVTPGSGDDEPDPAAADAPAEVPGESAAFDTPARPSGAAVRFDDAPALTVVLVRHGQTPLTVAGAFSGSSVPGPSLTARGRTQAAQAADLVFRVGRQAWPDLPRPTTIVASPMVRAQETARAVGRRLGVHVTTDDRFAEVDFGEWEGLTAAEVNAAWPGRLHAWHTTGTTAAPGGESYADVGARVWHGLQDLVDTLLPGAGPAGRTAVVVGHAVQVRAAIGTAIGAPPSQWSRVRVPPASVSILRLWADGTSELTAQGVPSDL